A single region of the Marinobacter nanhaiticus D15-8W genome encodes:
- a CDS encoding fatty acyl-CoA reductase, with amino-acid sequence MPHTVEQPSSNVLKALKGKHVLITGTTGFLGKVVLEKLVRAVPDIGGIHLLIRGNRRHPNAHDRFLNEIACSSVFERLKLDDPDGFDAFIEQKVHCVTGEVTAPHFGLTESRFEQLADRLDVVINSAASVNFREELDKALEINALCLRNIVDLSKTGGQIPVIQVSTCYVNGMNAGQAHEDVVRPAKGNIARGDDGLYEVEELIHLLQDKIADVKSRYSGQVLEKKLVELGIREANRYGWSDTYTFTKWMGEQLLGRGLQGSPLTILRPSIIESALEEPAPGWIEGVKVADAIILAYAREKVALFPGKRNGIIDVIPADLVANSIILSMAEALVEPIQHRIYQCCSGSGNPITLGEFIDHLMVEAKENYASYDRLFYRRPRKPFIAVNRRLFGAVITGARMPLQVMNQAMKLIGSEREMRSLRNIDTTLSLATIFGFYTAPDYIFHNDRLLELSQRMGEHDQALFPVDARRVDWPTYLRKIHMAGLNKYALSERKLYRLKTRKERKAA; translated from the coding sequence ATGCCACACACCGTCGAACAGCCCAGTTCGAATGTTCTGAAGGCGCTGAAAGGGAAGCACGTTCTGATTACCGGCACCACCGGTTTTCTGGGCAAGGTGGTGCTTGAGAAGCTGGTCCGGGCCGTGCCGGACATTGGTGGTATTCACCTGCTGATTCGTGGCAATCGCCGCCATCCCAACGCGCACGACCGGTTCCTTAACGAGATTGCCTGTTCCTCTGTGTTCGAACGCCTGAAGCTTGATGATCCGGACGGGTTCGACGCCTTCATCGAGCAAAAGGTGCACTGCGTTACCGGCGAGGTTACGGCGCCACATTTTGGTCTGACCGAATCCCGTTTCGAGCAGTTGGCGGACCGCCTCGATGTTGTGATCAACTCTGCGGCGAGCGTCAACTTCCGTGAGGAGTTGGACAAGGCACTGGAGATCAACGCCCTGTGTCTGCGCAATATCGTTGACCTGTCGAAAACGGGTGGACAGATTCCCGTCATCCAGGTCTCCACCTGCTATGTCAACGGTATGAATGCCGGTCAGGCGCATGAGGATGTCGTGCGGCCGGCCAAGGGGAATATCGCACGCGGTGACGACGGTCTGTACGAGGTGGAAGAGCTGATCCACCTCCTCCAGGACAAGATTGCGGATGTGAAGTCCCGTTATTCCGGCCAGGTACTGGAGAAGAAGCTGGTTGAATTGGGCATCCGCGAGGCCAACCGTTACGGCTGGAGCGACACCTACACCTTCACCAAGTGGATGGGCGAACAACTATTGGGCAGGGGGCTCCAGGGGTCGCCATTGACCATCCTGCGCCCGTCGATTATCGAGAGTGCGCTGGAAGAGCCAGCGCCGGGCTGGATCGAAGGCGTCAAGGTGGCAGACGCTATTATCCTGGCATACGCTCGCGAGAAGGTTGCCCTGTTCCCGGGCAAGCGTAATGGCATTATCGACGTTATTCCTGCCGACCTGGTCGCCAACAGTATTATCCTTTCCATGGCGGAAGCGCTGGTCGAGCCGATCCAGCACCGGATCTATCAGTGCTGCAGTGGCTCCGGCAACCCGATTACGCTGGGCGAGTTCATCGACCATCTGATGGTGGAGGCGAAGGAAAATTACGCATCGTATGACCGCCTGTTCTATCGCCGCCCGCGCAAACCGTTTATCGCCGTCAACCGCCGCCTGTTCGGTGCCGTGATCACCGGTGCGCGGATGCCGCTGCAGGTCATGAATCAGGCGATGAAGCTGATCGGGAGCGAGCGGGAAATGCGTTCCCTGCGCAACATCGATACCACCCTATCGCTGGCGACCATCTTCGGTTTCTATACCGCGCCGGATTATATCTTCCATAACGACCGACTTTTGGAATTGTCCCAGCGCATGGGCGAGCATGACCAGGCGCTGTTCCCGGTGGATGCCCGTCGGGTGGACTGGCCGACCTACCTGCGCAAGATTCACATGGCCGGTCTTAATAAGTATGCGCTCAGCGAGCGTAAACTCTACCGACTCAAGACCCGCAAGGAACGCAAAGCGGCCTGA